A genomic window from Xyrauchen texanus isolate HMW12.3.18 chromosome 15, RBS_HiC_50CHRs, whole genome shotgun sequence includes:
- the LOC127656349 gene encoding protein LRATD2-like, translating to MGNQVEKLTHLNYNELPTADPNGFDPEDEAPRIGVSYIFSTDDDEQDENTDETEKDPNIEDNHYDCRNELECAVYYRDECVYERSIRMIEMGTLSCDNLPHKCKPGDLVEFIAVGQYPHWAVCVGELQVVHLFRNEIKCDFLYDASQGKRGRMVNDLYKFRSLSPDVVVQNAMEQVGIKDRDICWKNSECFAAWCRFGKREFKTGGEIRIGKQPYKMKLQLSEKKSHVLDFQSLEDLIMEKRRNSQIGRDAVIQELENHLNCTENTENEYSCN from the coding sequence ATGGGGAATCAAGTGGAAAAACTTACTCATttgaattacaatgaattacCCACTGCTGACCCTAATGGATTTGACCCAGAGGACGAAGCTCCACGGATCGGCGTGTCTTATATTTTCTCCACTGATGACGACGAGCAAGACGAGAATACTGATGAGACCGAGAAGGATCCGAACATTGAGGACAACCATTACGACTGCCGAAACGAGTTAGAATGCGCGGTATATTATCGAGATGAGTGTGTTTACGAGAGGAGTATCAGGATGATCGAAATGGGGACGCTGTCGTGCGACAACTTGCCACATAAGTGCAAACCTGGCGACTTGGTGGAGTTCATCGCTGTCGGTCAGTACCCGCACTGGGCAGTGTGTGTTGGGGAATTACAGGTGGTTCATTTGTTCAGAAATGAGATTAAATGCGACTTTCTTTACGACGCAAGTCAAGGTAAAAGAGGCAGAATGGTCAACGACCTGTATAAGTTTCGGTCGCTGAGCCCCGACGTTGTGGTGCAGAATGCCATGGAGCAAGTCGGAATAAAAGACAGAGACATTTGCTGGAAGAACTCTGAATGCTTTGCTGCCTGGTGCAGGTTTGGCAAGCGCGAATTCAAAACTGGAGGCGAAATACGAATAGGCAAGCAGCCATATAAGATGAAGCTACAGCTGTCAGAAAAGAAAAGTCACGTTCTGGACTTTCAGAGTTTAGAGGATTTGATCATGGAAAAAAGGAGAAATTCCCAAATTGGAAGGGATGCTGTCATCCAGGAACTGGAGAACCATTTAAattgcacagaaaacactgaGAATGAGTACAGTTGTAACTGA